The Apteryx mantelli isolate bAptMan1 chromosome 36, bAptMan1.hap1, whole genome shotgun sequence genome includes the window AGGCAGGACTTTGCCCCCGGGGCCACAGGGACTTCCTGGTGCCAAGCGCCCGGGCCAGGCTGCGGCATGCGGCATGCAGGGCATCGAGTGGCTGGATCCGGCTCCCAGCACCCCAATTCCCGGGAGACGCTGGGTGCCGGCCAAGGGCAGCGCCGGGTCCCCAGGGCTCGGCGGGAGCTGGAGGCTGAGTCGCTTCTGGCGCCGCTGCGGCACGTGGGAGGCCTTGCGAAATCGTGTGGATTCCAGCCACCCGGAGCAATCCTGCCTTTTCCTACAGCCGGTTATTCTGGGAAAAGGGCAGGGCTTCAACCCAGCCTGTGCGAGGGGAACTGCGCTGCCTCTCGGGGAACCCCCGCCACTGCCAACTTCCCAGTGTGGGGCTGGGGCTTCCTCCAGGGCTGGCATCTCCGGGTCCCCCTtcccagctgctccctgctggCAGCATCCAGCCACTTTTCCGGGCAGGACGAGCGGGGAGCGGGGGCTCCGGCGGCTGTGGGGCCTCGCCATCCccccgggggccgggggcagATGCCGGGGGAGGCGGCCGCCAGCTGGGGACAGCTGCCACCACCGCGGGCAGGATCCCATTTCGTGCCCCGGAGTGCCGTCCCCTCTGGAGCAATAGGGATTTTTGGCTGCAGTCGCCCAGCCGGAGGCCACTGCCCTTCCTGCGGTCCCGTGGCAGCTTCTCCCTCCCACGGGCAGAGGCGAGAGCTGGAAGCTGCTTCTTCCCCTCTCGACAGCCGGGCGCCATGCAGAGCCGCCCGTCCCCAGCCCATCCCCTCACCCTGCAGGGCGGCTGCAGGCCTCCTTCGAGGTGTCCATCGAGCCGGCGGCGCCGGTGGTGGAGCACGGCGGCTCCATCCGCCTCACGTGCAGGACCACGTGCCCGGACCCCGCCGCGAAGGGCAACCTGGAGACCTCCATCCGCAAGCACAACTTCCAGTCCGGCCCCGGCGAGACGTCCGTGGAGCTCATCAACGTCACCGAGTGGCACTCCAGAGTCCTCTGCTTCTACACCTGCGCCGGCGTGAGGACCACCGTGTGGGCCGACCTCGTCGCCTACCGTAAGGGGCTGCTCCGGCGGCGGTGGCACCGGCTGGGGCGAGGGAGGCTGGCCGCGTTCCCGGGATGCCATCCCCTTCTGGCTGCTCTCCCGCAGGCGCCCTGGAGCAGCCGGTGCTGGAGCCGGTGCCATGGATGGAGGAGGGCGAGAGCCGCAATGTGACGTGCTGGGTGCCGGCGGTGGCTCCGGTCAGGAACCTCAGCGTCACCCTGGGCTGGGGCGCCGAGACGCTGCACACCGAGACCTTCGAGCACGACGCCCGCCTCGGCCCCCACCGGGTGCTGGTGACCCACGGGATAACGGCGCGGCGCCGGCACCACGGCCAGAACGTCACCTGCCAGGCGGAGCTGAGCCTGGAGCCCCACGGGCCCCACTTGAGCAGCGACGCCGTCCCCGCAGCACTGGCTGTCTATGGTGAGCTGGCGCCCGTGGCCTCCGGTGCCCGGCAGCTCCGCGGGTGCCGGCCTGGAGGAGCAGCTCAGAGCGCCCACATCCCGTGTCCCATATCCTGCGGCATCCCCCGGCATCCTGCAGCATCCCCTGGTGTCCCCCAGCATCCTGCATCCCCCAGCATCCTGCAGCATCccccagcatcctgcagcagCTCCCAACATCCCATGTCCCCCAGTGTCCCCCCGCATCCCCCATCCCATGTTCCCTGGGCTCCTGCATCCCCCCAGCTCCTGTGGCAGGTCCCAGCATCCCACATCCCCCAGTGTCCTGTGTCCCCCAGCatcccacagcagctcctggcaTCCTGCATCCCCTGGTGTTCCGCAATCCACAGGCTCCTGCGTCCCCCAGCTCCCGGCATCCCGTGTCCCCCAGCAGCCCGCGTTCCCTGGTATCTGGCATCCCCCAGCATCCCGCATCCCCTGGCTCCcacagcagctcccagcagctcctgtgCCCCAGCATCCTGCGTCCCCTGGCATCCCCCATTGTCCCATGTCCCCTGGTGTCCCGTGTTCCCCAGCATCCCATGTCCTTCGGCATCCCCCGGTGTCCCGCATCCCCTGGCATCCCACATTCCCTggctcctgcagcagctcctggcatCTTACATCCCTCAGcatcctgcagcagctcctggcatCCCCGTGTCCTATGTCCCCCCCGCatcccacagcagctcctggcaTCCTCTGGTGTCCTCCAGTGTCCCACGTCCCCCAGCATCCTTCAGCATCCTATGTCCCCTGGCATCTTGCATTCCCTGGCTCCTGCGGCAGCTCCTGGCATCCCACATCCCCCGGCATCCCACATCCCCTGGCATCCCACATCCCCCGGCATCCTGCCTCCCccaggctcctgcagcagctcccggctGTCTCACCCTGGGACCTTTCTCCCTGGCTCTAGAGTTCCCAGCAGACCCTGAGCTGGACCCCGAAATCCACCTGGAAGTCAACGAGACGGCCAACGTCACCTGCGCCATCCGCACCTTCTTCCCGGAGGCGCATTTCACGCTTTCCTTGGACGAACAGCCGCTGCCGGCCTCCGTCTCCGAGGACGGGCGCCGTGCCGTGGCCGAGCTCTCCCTGCCGCAGCCGGGAGCCTTCAGGCTGCTCTGCG containing:
- the LOC106491557 gene encoding intercellular adhesion molecule 1-like; its protein translation is MRPSALLPALCALCALAAGRHAEPPVPSPSPHPAGRLQASFEVSIEPAAPVVEHGGSIRLTCRTTCPDPAAKGNLETSIRKHNFQSGPGETSVELINVTEWHSRVLCFYTCAGVRTTVWADLVAYRALEQPVLEPVPWMEEGESRNVTCWVPAVAPVRNLSVTLGWGAETLHTETFEHDARLGPHRVLVTHGITARRRHHGQNVTCQAELSLEPHGPHLSSDAVPAALAVYEFPADPELDPEIHLEVNETANVTCAIRTFFPEAHFTLSLDEQPLPASVSEDGRRAVAELSLPQPGAFRLLCAGRVGPKERRAQATVHVYSFPEPQLHVSTASLAAGEEVTVQCALPAGHSSPLRVRVRVRGGGGRPPTRWDPSPLRWTLVAREEDDGAELTCEAAVPDAGKAPKTSAPVRLAVAYGPRMDEAGCPRRQNWTEGQEVTLRCSARGNPLPRVQCAQHGRPFPVAEPQTAARAHAGTYLCRAANRLGETERVVEVLVDYYDPPVLLAVLVVVAVLVAAILAGTGYGIYYRKKKIREYKLQEKQRQLEMQPLAGRSPEAAAPNGSVPAAGP